A genomic stretch from Myxococcota bacterium includes:
- a CDS encoding glutathione S-transferase family protein: protein MQGTAPIQLYSMMICPFAQRTRIHLELLELPYVLEDLDICAPRPDWFLALNPAGQVPVIVRGDDVVSDSSVVSEYLQEIAPSPLPFGTSAVERARQRGFVKYVDSRFLPAMYLLLAARTPDEREQRIAAALETFRWLEDFLVTPSSGTPFINGEFGVPEVAIAPFLLRYEVVRYYQDFELPESGAFDRVIRWRDAMLALPVVQKTAESIPDLIKLYEDYTIGSYNGAVPPGKERSSLDLAAPLAERPMPGRAASVR, encoded by the coding sequence ATGCAAGGCACGGCTCCGATCCAGCTCTACAGCATGATGATCTGCCCGTTCGCCCAGCGCACGCGGATCCATCTGGAGTTGCTGGAGCTCCCCTACGTGCTCGAGGATCTCGACATCTGTGCGCCGCGCCCGGACTGGTTCCTGGCCTTGAATCCGGCGGGACAGGTGCCCGTGATCGTCCGCGGTGACGACGTCGTCTCCGACTCGAGCGTCGTCTCCGAGTACCTGCAGGAGATCGCGCCGTCGCCGTTGCCCTTCGGCACCTCGGCGGTCGAACGGGCGCGCCAGCGCGGGTTCGTCAAGTACGTCGACAGCCGTTTCCTACCCGCGATGTACCTGCTGCTCGCGGCGCGCACGCCGGACGAACGGGAGCAGCGCATCGCCGCCGCGCTCGAGACCTTTCGCTGGCTGGAGGACTTCCTCGTGACGCCTTCGAGCGGCACGCCCTTCATCAACGGCGAGTTCGGCGTCCCCGAGGTCGCGATCGCGCCCTTCCTGCTGCGCTACGAAGTCGTTCGCTACTACCAGGACTTCGAGCTTCCCGAGAGCGGCGCGTTCGATCGCGTGATCCGCTGGCGCGACGCGATGCTCGCCCTGCCGGTGGTCCAGAAGACGGCCGAGTCGATTCCCGATCTGATCAAGCTCTACGAGGACTACACGATCGGCTCCTACAACGGCGCGGTGCCGCCGGGCAAGGAGCGAAGCTCGCTCGATCTCGCTGCGCCGCTGGCGGAGCGGCCGATGCCCGGCCGCGCCGCGTCCGTGCGTTGA
- a CDS encoding TetR/AcrR family transcriptional regulator produces MARPQRTESEVEAFRETAAAAALELVEEDGVASLTLRRLAKRLGCSYAKPYRYYQDKSHLVDAVRGQGFDRLASFFHDYPDDAHGTPYFGTAYLRFAFENPETFRIMFEMRQDVVSDATRAAQQRAWEACSAPIRRLVEQGHLEGDPELIAHVTWAALQGLASLALANQLYLGKSVEEIAVGMQSILRGFLPGAASRPLPWTN; encoded by the coding sequence ATGGCCAGACCCCAGCGCACCGAGAGCGAAGTCGAGGCGTTCCGCGAAACCGCCGCCGCCGCCGCGCTCGAACTCGTGGAAGAAGACGGAGTCGCGAGCCTCACCCTGCGTCGCCTCGCGAAGCGCCTGGGCTGCAGCTACGCCAAGCCTTACCGCTACTACCAGGACAAGTCGCATCTGGTCGATGCCGTGCGCGGGCAGGGATTCGATCGCCTGGCCAGCTTCTTCCACGACTACCCGGACGATGCGCACGGCACGCCCTACTTCGGCACCGCCTATCTGCGCTTCGCCTTCGAGAACCCGGAAACGTTCCGGATCATGTTCGAGATGCGGCAGGACGTCGTGTCGGACGCGACCCGCGCCGCGCAGCAACGCGCGTGGGAGGCCTGCTCCGCACCGATCCGTCGGCTCGTCGAACAGGGGCACCTCGAGGGCGACCCCGAACTGATCGCCCACGTCACGTGGGCCGCCCTGCAGGGGCTCGCCTCCCTGGCCCTCGCGAACCAGCTCTATCTGGGGAAGTCGGTCGAGGAGATCGCGGTGGGCATGCAGAGCATCCTGCGCGGCTTCCTTCCCGGAGCGGCCTCCCGCCCCCTGCCCTGGACGAACTGA
- the pyrC gene encoding dihydroorotase: MPESPTSLEITRPDDWHLHLRDGDLLERVVPATARRFGRAIVMPNLVPAVTTVERALAYRDRILAACPADASFEPLMTLYLTDETPVSEVEAAAKSPHIAGVKVYPRGATTHSSEGVSDLVALGTVLEAMAASGLPLLVHGETTAPETDVFDRERVYLEETLSTVIDRYPALRVVFEHITTREAAKFVRAAPARVAATITPQHLLLNRNALFAGGLRPHHYCLPVLKREHDRQALLAAATSGDPSFFLGTDSAPHLRHAKESDCGCAGIYSAPIALEAYAEAFASAGALDRLEGFASHFGADFYGLPRNPGRVRLVAEPWSPPEWDGEGAAALRIFLGGETLRYRVA, encoded by the coding sequence GTGCCCGAGAGCCCGACCTCCCTCGAGATCACCCGACCCGACGACTGGCACCTGCACCTGCGGGACGGCGACCTCCTGGAGCGGGTGGTCCCCGCGACCGCGCGTCGCTTCGGGCGTGCGATCGTGATGCCCAACCTGGTGCCCGCCGTCACGACCGTCGAGCGCGCCCTCGCCTACCGCGATCGGATCCTCGCCGCGTGTCCTGCGGACGCATCCTTCGAGCCACTGATGACCCTCTACCTCACCGACGAGACGCCGGTGTCCGAGGTGGAGGCCGCCGCAAAGTCGCCGCACATCGCCGGGGTGAAGGTGTATCCGCGGGGCGCGACCACCCACTCTTCGGAGGGGGTGTCGGACCTCGTCGCGCTCGGAACGGTCCTCGAGGCCATGGCCGCGTCGGGTCTACCGCTCCTCGTCCACGGCGAGACGACCGCACCCGAAACCGACGTCTTCGACCGGGAGCGCGTCTACCTCGAAGAGACCCTCTCGACGGTGATCGACCGCTACCCGGCGCTGCGCGTCGTGTTCGAACACATCACGACGCGCGAGGCGGCGAAGTTCGTGCGGGCTGCGCCCGCGCGTGTCGCGGCCACGATCACGCCCCAGCACCTGCTCCTGAACCGCAACGCCCTGTTCGCGGGGGGGCTGCGGCCGCACCACTACTGTCTGCCCGTCTTGAAGCGGGAGCACGACCGCCAGGCGCTGCTCGCCGCCGCGACCTCGGGCGACCCGAGCTTCTTCCTCGGCACCGACAGCGCGCCGCACCTCCGCCATGCGAAGGAGTCGGACTGCGGCTGCGCGGGGATTTACAGCGCTCCCATCGCGCTCGAAGCCTACGCCGAAGCCTTCGCCTCGGCGGGAGCCCTGGACCGCCTCGAAGGTTTCGCGAGCCACTTCGGCGCCGACTTCTACGGGTTGCCTCGGAACCCGGGCCGCGTGCGCCTCGTCGCGGAGCCCTGGTCGCCCCCCGAATGGGACGGAGAGGGCGCGGCGGCCCTGCGGATCTTCCTGGGCGGTGAGACCCTCCGCTACCGCGTGGCCTAG
- a CDS encoding SDR family NAD(P)-dependent oxidoreductase produces MSSSVHPAIAVGHVAVITGGASGIGLATAERLVREGLRVCVADRDEEALSAAADRLGAVGEVLTESVDVSDAASVDALANRVADRLGPVSVLMNNAGVGGGGDALSNPEGWQRVLGVNLFGVIHGVQRFVPEMVASDRPGLVINTGSKQGITQPPGDTAYNVSKSGIKSLTEGLAHTLHQQTEGRVSAHLLVPGFTYTGMIQRFLKEKPPSAWLPEQVADFLFTSLERGDFYILCPDNDVTREMDEKRILWNTYDMIENRPALSRWNPAFEAEFEAFMKR; encoded by the coding sequence ATGTCCAGCTCCGTTCATCCCGCGATCGCCGTCGGCCACGTCGCCGTCATCACCGGCGGTGCCAGCGGCATCGGCCTCGCCACCGCGGAACGTCTCGTCCGCGAGGGGCTCCGCGTCTGCGTCGCCGACCGCGACGAAGAGGCGCTTTCGGCGGCCGCGGACCGACTGGGCGCGGTAGGCGAGGTGCTCACCGAGTCGGTCGACGTGTCGGACGCCGCTTCGGTGGATGCGCTCGCCAACCGGGTGGCCGACCGGCTGGGCCCCGTGTCGGTTCTGATGAACAACGCGGGCGTCGGCGGCGGGGGTGACGCGCTCTCGAACCCCGAGGGTTGGCAGCGGGTCCTCGGCGTGAATCTGTTCGGCGTGATCCACGGGGTACAGCGTTTCGTTCCCGAGATGGTGGCCAGTGATCGCCCGGGCCTCGTGATCAATACCGGCTCGAAGCAGGGCATCACCCAGCCTCCGGGCGATACCGCGTACAACGTGAGCAAGAGCGGCATCAAGAGCCTCACCGAGGGGTTGGCCCACACGCTGCATCAGCAGACGGAAGGTCGCGTCTCTGCGCATCTCCTCGTCCCCGGCTTCACCTACACCGGGATGATCCAGCGCTTCCTCAAGGAGAAGCCGCCGAGCGCCTGGCTGCCCGAGCAGGTGGCCGACTTCCTCTTCACGTCGCTCGAGCGCGGTGACTTCTACATCCTGTGCCCCGACAACGACGTGACGCGGGAGATGGACGAGAAGCGCATCCTCTGGAACACCTACGACATGATCGAGAACCGGCCGGCTCTCTCGCGCTGGAACCCCGCCTTCGAAGCGGAGTTCGAAGCGTTCATGAAGCGCTGA
- a CDS encoding FAD-dependent monooxygenase, with product MIRVPVCIIGCGPIGLTGALLLSRFGIRTLLLERRGALNTHPRSRFVDTNTMELLRELGVEKEVEATGLGPDWTEVDRWAFTLADREYARIPSPTFHSVPRSTSPCLPVMTAQDHVEAALIAKVRADPNIDLRFHTEARDLEQMADETRLRIHQHETGEEEEVVADYTIGADGPSTSTRAVIGSALESDPMAIHSQDVIFDADLSKYVGDRKGALLYATPRPGIAVIFQPLDGVRRWRCQVNIPTPELLSEAETIERIKEALGTTDDVPIQITSLSLWQPTPGCTSHFSKGRIFIAGDAAHVAVPTGGLGNNTGFAGIRNLAWKLAFVLRGISPASLLESYQEEHKPLALSRIDVGVTITRAMIPMMFKATGGEDVREDVHATRYYGNYDGALLGFELKSDWIATEAAPPPTVEDPITDFVPVVRAGRRAPHVWVDAAESTSLLDRFGAGYVLVLGARVDAKPWADCVEALARTELPLSIEILPEMPKEAPYANDVLVLVRPDGIIADHWGDGAVAEAQRLARLSERLPLG from the coding sequence ATGATCCGCGTTCCCGTTTGCATCATCGGTTGCGGCCCGATCGGGTTGACGGGAGCGCTGCTGCTCTCGCGCTTCGGCATCCGGACGCTGCTGCTCGAGCGCCGGGGGGCGCTCAACACCCATCCGCGCTCGCGCTTCGTCGACACGAACACGATGGAGCTGCTGCGCGAGCTCGGCGTCGAGAAGGAGGTCGAGGCGACGGGCCTCGGGCCCGACTGGACCGAGGTCGACCGCTGGGCGTTCACGCTCGCCGACCGAGAATACGCCCGGATCCCGAGCCCGACCTTCCACAGCGTTCCGCGTTCGACGAGCCCGTGCCTGCCCGTCATGACGGCCCAGGACCACGTGGAAGCCGCTCTGATCGCGAAGGTCCGCGCCGACCCGAACATCGACCTGCGATTCCACACCGAAGCACGCGACCTGGAGCAGATGGCGGACGAGACGCGGCTGCGAATCCATCAGCACGAGACCGGCGAAGAAGAGGAGGTCGTTGCGGACTACACGATCGGAGCCGACGGGCCCTCGACGTCGACGCGGGCGGTGATCGGCAGTGCGCTCGAGAGCGACCCGATGGCGATCCACTCCCAGGACGTCATCTTCGACGCCGATCTCTCGAAGTACGTGGGGGATCGCAAGGGCGCGCTCCTCTACGCGACGCCACGGCCCGGCATCGCCGTGATCTTCCAGCCCCTCGACGGCGTGCGGCGCTGGCGTTGCCAGGTGAACATTCCGACGCCGGAGTTGCTCTCCGAGGCCGAGACGATCGAGCGGATCAAGGAGGCATTGGGCACCACCGACGACGTCCCGATCCAGATTACGAGCCTCTCGCTCTGGCAGCCGACGCCCGGGTGCACCTCGCATTTCTCGAAGGGGCGCATCTTCATCGCGGGAGACGCGGCGCATGTGGCCGTCCCGACCGGTGGGCTGGGAAACAACACCGGCTTCGCGGGGATCCGGAACCTCGCCTGGAAGCTCGCCTTCGTCCTGCGCGGCATCTCGCCGGCGAGCCTGCTCGAGAGCTACCAGGAGGAGCACAAGCCCTTGGCCCTGTCGCGGATCGACGTGGGCGTGACGATCACCCGCGCCATGATCCCGATGATGTTCAAGGCGACGGGTGGCGAGGATGTTCGCGAAGACGTCCACGCGACGCGCTACTACGGCAACTACGACGGCGCGCTCCTCGGCTTCGAGCTGAAGTCGGATTGGATCGCGACGGAAGCCGCGCCTCCGCCGACCGTGGAAGACCCGATCACGGATTTCGTTCCGGTCGTCCGTGCCGGGCGCCGTGCACCGCACGTCTGGGTGGACGCAGCCGAGTCGACGTCGCTGCTCGACCGCTTCGGTGCGGGCTACGTGCTCGTCCTCGGCGCTCGGGTCGACGCGAAGCCCTGGGCCGATTGCGTCGAGGCGCTCGCCCGAACCGAGCTGCCCCTCTCGATCGAGATCCTTCCCGAGATGCCGAAGGAAGCGCCCTACGCCAATGACGTCCTCGTGCTCGTGCGGCCCGACGGCATCATCGCCGACCACTGGGGGGATGGCGCAGTCGCCGAGGCCCAACGACTCGCCCGTCTGTCCGAGCGCCTGCCGCTGGGGTAG